A window of Glycine soja cultivar W05 chromosome 13, ASM419377v2, whole genome shotgun sequence genomic DNA:
attattaaaaaattaattaacttcatTAAGTAGTATCatttttaagttattgtttgttaaaatttgatattaacCATAAACAGTCCTTTCCCCTCTTAAAACAAGAGTATTTTGAAGagaatctcattaaataaaatataaataattaagatttatttatatttgaaaaaaaaagaaatttttattgtttatattcaAGATTAAAAGATGCAGACAACATAACATTATTGAGATAATTGATAAATGAGCTTAAaagtaaaaagagaaataaaaaggtTGAGAGTTTAAATTGTCcaacaactttttttaataagataaaattaataaattaaaatttattgaaaaaaggtTTAATTATCAAATGAGTGTGTaaacttgttttaatgtaaCTGCATGaccatttttctaaaaataaaaatcaaaatcaaaatcaataggATAACACGCGTATGTGAAAGCAAAAAACCCATTTTATCCCAACACGACACAAGCACTGAATTCTCGACTCCTTCCTATTTTTAAGGTTTTAATTAACAGCACATGCCACATACAAACAAAacattccataaaaaaaaaaaagggaacatGTTCGTTCCTGACGAGTTCAACTACTTTCTCTCTCTGCTTCTCCTTTCATTCTCTCTGTCTCTGCGCTAAACCAAATTGAAATTAGTAATTAGCAATTAGCATCATCGCCAACAGAAAACCTCTCTGTACAAATCCGCATTTATTTATGCACTCTTCTCCTCCCTCCCTTTaactctctttctttctgttttaTATTCTTTGTTATGAAGTTACTCGCTCCGTGTTCCATTGCCTTTCGTTCTTCTTCGTTTTCATGGAACACCCATTTCTCAGGTGCTAGTGGGAATTTTGGAGAAGCAGGTTTTGGTGATAAGAAGGGGTTTGAGGGTGTTGTTTTTCTTAATGGGGAAAGGTGACGATGGACGCTGCATTTTTCCTCTTACGAGTTTGCAAATTGGGTATgttgttattcttcttcttttctttttcctttttgtattTATGATTAGCTTTAATGGCTTGTTTGATCACATGGTTATTGAATTCATGGTGGATGGAatgtatttatttgtttacttttttggtGAAAGGGTTGGGTaggtttgattttaaattttgagttcACGGATACTGTTTTATCGCCAATATCTGCAAATGGTAAccgtgtttattttttttaaaaaaaaatggtaatatTCTGAATTctccatgtagccgacctcaCCTAGTGAGATAaagctttgttgttgttgtattctGAACTCTGTTACTTTTTCACCTGCATTGATTAAAATCGGTTGAAAATTTATGAACTGAACCGTGTTTTCTGGTTGACTGAAATTGAGGGCGTTTTCTGGTTTCTGAAGATGTAATTGATCAGTAACATTGTTGGCTTTGGTCTTCATTTAACTTTCAGTTCTAGCTGCTTGTAGATTGCAAGTCACTTTTTGCATtatcttgtatatatatatcGGGTGGAAGACTATTGGAAATTTGGAAGTGCAACTGTTATTCCTTCCACTTACCTTTCAGTTACAGTGATTTAATGATTTGGCAcatcaactttttaaaaaatttctttgactAGCCAAAAAATTTCTGTCTCGTCTGGTTGGTTGTTATCTACTGTATTTAAATAGATCAAGAGTTATTTTGTATTTCTGTTTTTGTAATGCTCACTTATTTTGTCTTTGTGGTGTATTTTGCAGAGACTTGCAATCTTATTTTGCAGATCTTAGCCTTTTTCTCGCAAATGATagcaaaaaaatgtatattttggtTGACAACAGACCATGGTTGAGTGACCTTGGTTCACGGGGAGTACACATTTGGCAATTGATGGTTACTAAGGTTGGTAAACTCAACTATTTGATTTGCATGTAATTGTTGTCTTAGAATAAGagttataccctttttattttatttcagtcAAGGCTTTCTCCATTTGCATATTCCAAATCTCGAAGAGAgaggaaggaaggcaaggaggtTTGTCCTCAATCAAGCTCTAGCAAACCAAAGAAATTTATGAGATGGTTCTCGTTGATTGAAGCAGTGATGTTATCAAGAAAGAAAGTTTTGTTGCCTGTGAAAAACCTAAGGAATTCTTTACAATTGAGCAGTGAATTGCATAGAACTCTGTATGGCTTTATTGTATTTGAAGTTGCATGGACCAGTGTTCGTGGTATTAACTACTATAATGAGCTTCAGGTATTTGATCTCTTTGGCACGTTTCTTGTTATTTTCTCAGATTACTGTCTACACTATCATTTATTGAGTTATTTCGTTTGTTTTGCAGACTGATACATCACTGGCTATAGAAGCTAAACTGATGAAAAGATGGGAATTTGACAGTATAGCTCAAGCTGCAGACTGTATGTCTTCATGGTTCTCAGGAACACCTTCTGAAAAGTTGCTTCTGAAAGAACACCTGGATTCCGCCTCAGGTGTTAACAGCAATTCTCATCATTGCCTTCAGACCTAGTGTGCATAATACATATGAATTTAGGATAGCCTTGATGTCTATAGCATTTGTATTTCATTTGAGTTGAAATATACTTATGTAGGAAGAGATGCATGCATCTATTTGTATTTTATGCAGGTAGAAATATACTTATGTATGGAGATGTGCAATGCATCTCTTGACACAGGCACTCACATATCTGATAGAAAATTGCTACATATAATTTACTTAACACTGGTTTATGTTGATAATAGGACCCTGAGTATGTAGAGATATTACCATGTTTGAAGGgttataaaatttagaaaataaagggaAAGGAGGGACCTTATTCCCACCTAATCTTTCCTCTATGTATCCAATTTTATTTTCCGTTTttatgttgtgtgtgtgtgtgtttggggCGGGGGGGTTGGAATGGCGAGATTTTCATGTAAAAGCTTTTAACCTTGCTTCTTTGTCTGCAATTTTAACAGGGGACACATTTTATGATGCTAGTGAAGATTTTTCTGGCACTGTATCCGTTGATGATGGTGATGATAATGTCTGCAGAATTCTGACTGTTGAAGATAGTTTGGGTACCAAAGTTGGAGTATATTCTGATGATACAGAAGAAACAACAGACATGCTACACACACCTCCTCCTTCTGGACCTaacaagagaagaaaattaatgaatttcttTAGTGCTGGAGTTGAAGTTGGTAGCTACTCGGCAGCTGAAATTGATAACTCATTGGATTATTCTCAGACCTTTAGCTGTGTTTCTGATGATACAGTTGAAACCACTCAAGATGATACAGTTGAAGCAACACAATATAGTGATGTTCTACTGTCATTTAGGTTTAATGATCATGACCTCCCATTTAAATTCAGGGAAGTCATAGTATCTGATCTGCGATTGCTTACTTTGTTGGAGGCTGGTCTTCCATCTTGGGTCATCTTCCTTCAGTCATATCCAGTGTTATGCAATCTTTATCGTCCTTGGATGTGCCCACTTGCaagacttttatattttttgatctCATTTGTTACTGTCCTCATTGGATTCTATgatttatacaaaaatgttcCTGTTCTCAAGGCAACTGCATCTCGTATATGTGGGCCTCTTCTTGATTGGATTGAAACTTGGGAGATGGTTTCAAGGGTCAAATACTTAGGCACAATGCTGTTTCTACATAACTTCCAGAAGGCTGTTAGGTGGTTTCTTGCCTTTACACATACCATGcgatcatttttttcctttcttgttCAACCTCTTGTAGAGTCATTGGTGGAGATTTTTGGATTTCTTCTCCCAAGCTTCAAGTTTTTGTTTGAATTAGCTGAAAGCATCTTTTCTGTCATTTGGCTCGTAGTGGATACTTCTTTTGATATAGTGGGAAATGTACTGGAGCTGCTCTTTTCACCATTTTGGTTTGTCCTCAATGTTGTTTGGAGCATTGGTAAGTCATCATATGTTTTAGTTTTCTGGTCATGtttgttaattgttaaatttagcCTTGTTTTTGCCAACATAAATTGTCATATGATATTCTACTAATTGCTTGCTTTTACTCTTTCTGATATATACTGCAGCTACTTGTatcttatatcctttattttGGGTTCTCTGGGAATTCCTATATGCTCCTGTTCGTCTTGTCCTGGTGATATTCGGTTTTGTGGCTTCCATATGTTCACACATTTGTAATATGCTTGGCAACACGTGGCAGTTTGTTAGTAGGATTTTCCAGTTTGCAGCATCTTCTGAAGCAACAGTCAGTGCTTCTGAAGTTTCTATGTGGCGAACTCTTTGGAATGACCTTTTTTCCCAGGTTGTAAGATGGTATATCAATAGTATTTTGGATGTCAGTGATTTCATTAAAGACTTTCCTGAttgttaggttttttttttttctatttcctttTCCAGATTTTCCGTGCTCTCAAGAGCATACTCTATGGGTTTGTTGCCTTCTTCACAGCCTGCAATAGGCATCGACTAAGGTATGTTTATATTCTGTTTATaacttgaaagaaaataaaatgacatttcaagtAAAATGTTGGTCGTGTGATGGTAGAATATATCTATTACAGCTTAAAAGACAGTGCTTAGTAGACATTTCTTGAGAAATTGCACTTTCCGTTGGTAATTTTAGTAAGGTGTTGATGGTGAACTGTCAATATTGTTGACGTGTAgttattcaattcaatttcaAGGAAAACCTTGTCACTTTTggtagaatgaaaaaaaaggtaTTGGAAATGAAGCTAGTCATTTCTTTTAGGTGTAGGAATTTAGTTAAAATAAGGCACATACTTCTGCTAAGTGTAAGAACTGTGAAATCCAAATCTGTATGCTACGGTACAGAGATGCCAAATTTCTAAATTGAAGAAAGTATTGTGTTAAAAGTTTTAGagtaggaaaataaaaaagaagataaagggTAGAGTATTTATTtggtaagaaagaaaagaaagttagatagatgatttttttttaaaaaattttatagaaGTTCAgtaagataaaagaagaaattaaaatgagttTGATGAATTTGCTTTACATTGAATGTAAGCCCCCCTAAAATGACCATATGCTTTACATTGAGTGGAAGCCAAATACTTAACCTGTTTCAAATCAGCTGTTTTGCCAAAGAAACCTCCTTTATGATTTCATTgttatgctctcttagaatgtgggtttggACCTAACTCAACCTCAAAAGCTAGCTCATGGGGTGAGGGTTTCCtcccacttatatattctattgTGGCTTTTTAATGGATCTAGGATAAACTCtaataccatcttagaatgtgggtttaGACTCAACTTTGTAGAGTTGAGTTAGGCTCATAATCTGCTTTTTGAGATGGTATCGTATTAGAGTATATGAATGTAAAACTGTTCAAACGGTTTAGTTAGAGTTGTTAGCCTTTGCTAACAGCAGCTTCTACTTAGGGAATGTACAGCTATTGACAGCTGTACTACTCTTAGTTTAGAAAGCTATAAATATCTCTTTTGTAACTAACTTTCTTTCAAGTTAATGAAATGAGATTCATTCATTCTATTACgcaaattctctctctctctctctcatattATCTTAGATGGTATCTAGAGCCATTTTTCGAAGCTTTTCCCCTCTTCAAAATTTCTGGGTCTTCTTCTCCACAAAGCTTCTAATCTTCTCGTCCATGGCTTCCATGTCTCAGAACTCTGTTTCTCAGTCATTTCCTAACTCCATTGCTGAGAGTGAGAAGCTCGATGATTCGAACTATCTCCACTGGAGATAGCATGTTGAGCCTATGATCAAGTCGCACAAGCTGCAACAATTTGTGGTGAATCCGGTTGTTCCGCTGCAATATCTCACCAAAGAAGATCGTGAAGCTGATAAAGTCAATCCTGCGTATGAAGTGTGGGAAGTTTAGGACCAAACGCTACTTGTTTGGCTCCAATCAACACTTTCGAAGTCTGTTCTACCACGAGTGCTTGGATCGAACCACTCCTATGAAATTTGGGAGAAGATTCACGAGTACTTCAATCTTCAGACGAAGTCTTGTGCGTGCCAATTGCAAACTGTGATGTGCACGGTTATGCTCAAAGGAAAGACAATTGAAGAATATTTGCGCTAGATCAAAGGATTTGTTGATGAGCTCACCAGTGTTGGAGGGCCGGTTGGTCACGAAGAGTACGTCGATGCGCTTCTTGAAGGACTTCCTTCCGATTATGCGCTGATTGTCTCTGTTATTGAGAGCAAGAAGCGCACGCCTTCCATTGCCGAAATTGAGGCACTACTCTACTACAGTCATGAGACTCGCCTTGTTCGTTACAACAAGGAAACTCAATGTCTTAGTTCTCCTTCACTGAACTATACTCAGGGATATTCGAACCCTAATTCATACAAATCTGCTGATTCCGGTGGTTTTTGTAGTTCGTATGGTTGCAGCGGTGGTAACCATGGTGGTTTTAGTGACTACTGTGGCATTAGTGGTGGCTTTGGTCGCAGTGGTGGTAGTTCCAGAAAAGGTCATGGTGGTGGCTGATTTGCCAACTTTCAGTGCCAGATTGTCTTAAGTATGGTCACACTGAATGTTTGCCATTTCTGTTCTGACATGAGTTATCAACCTCACGAATCCTTCATCTTCTTTGATCCAACTACACTTCAATCTATTCCCTACACCTCTGGATCTGTCAGAACCTCTAACACTTGGATCAATCCCAATTCAAAGTCTGGAACTGCTGCTCAAGCTTCAACACAGCCAAGTGCAATGAATACTAATTCCAGATCTCAAGGCAATGCCAACTCCACTTTGATTCCGGATTCTGGTGCTAGTTTCCATGTGACTGGTGAACTTCAGAATATCAAACACTTTAGTCACTTTGATGGACCAAATCAAGGCCGCTGCATCgccgcccggatgtagtgaaaagtaagcaagggttcccacattttcgtgaacgggtgtgggtaaagaagctagttcatgacaggaggattcgctttggtacatggaatataggcacacttactggaaaatctatggaaatagtggatgttatggtgaggaggaagatcaattttatgtgcttacaagaaactaagtggacaagtgaaaaagcgaaagaattagacaactcgggatttaagctgtggtataccgaaaaaatcagatcaagaaatggggtagggattattgtggacaaggagtggaagaatgatgtcgtggatgtaagaagagtaggagatcgtatcatagtcttaaaattggtagtgggacatgatacctttaatgttattagtgggtacgcacctcaggttgggttagcagaacactttaaggtaaaattttgggaggatctagaaggggtacttcaggatataccccaaggagagaaagttttcctaggaggggatctcaatggacatgtaggtagcgtggctagaggttttgagggggtgcatgggggttttggcctaggggagatgaatggggagggtaaatccatcttggagttttcggaggctttggatctttctatagccaatacatggtttaagaaaagagaggaacatcttatcacttacaaaagtggagggacatgttctcagatagatttcttccttatcagggagtctgataggaagtattgcttgaactgtaaagttatcccgggagagagcttgactacccaacatagagttttggttatggatgtaagaattagagatagggcaaagagaagaagtcctctggtagcaccaaggatcaaatggtggcacttgaagggtgagaaacaaggaatcttccaacaaaagatatgggagggttggtgtggacaatcacaaggaagtgcaaatgatatgtggaacaagatgtcccaagagattattaaagtggctaaagagacgttgggtgagtctagaggttttggacctaggggtaaagaatcgtggtggtggaatgaaaatgttcagagcaaagttagagtaaaaaaggagtgtttcaaggagtggtctaggtgtagaaattctgaaacttgggataagtataagatagctagaaatgaaaccaaaaaggcggtgagtgaggcaagagcccaagcttttgacggactataccaagctctaggaaccagggacggagaaagatctatatataggcttgctaagggtagagagaggaagactagagatttggatcaagtaaagtgtgttaaggatgaagaaggcaaagtcttagtgcatgaaaaagatatcaaggaaaggtggaaggcgtatttccacaacttatttaatgatggatatggatatgactctagcagtctagacacaagagaagaggaccggaactataagtactatcgtcggattcagaaacaggaagtaaaggaagcgttgaaaagaatgagtaatggtaaggcggtggggccagacaacatacctattgaagtgtggaaaactcttggagatagaggtcttgagtggctcaccgaactctttaacgaaattatgaggtcaaaacgcatgccggaggaatggaggagaagcacgttagtgccaatctataagaacaagggggatatacaaaattgtgcaaattataggggaatcaagctcatgagtcataccatgaaattatgggaaagagtgatcgaacggagattaagaaaggagactcaagttactgagaatcaatttggtttcatgccgggaaggtcgaccatggaagcgatttatttattacggcgggtgatggagcaatatcgcatggcccaacaagacttgcacttgatttttattgacttggagaaagcgtatgatagagtgcctagagagattttgtggaaagctctagagaagaaaggggttagggttgcatatattcgagctatccaagatatgtatgatagggtatcgactagtgttaggacacagggtggagagtcagacgattttcccatcacaattggtttacatcaagggtcaacccttagcccctacctttttaccttaattctggatgtcctcacgaaacaaatccaagagatagcgccgagatgcatgctttttgcagatgacatagtcctccttggagagtcgagggaggagttgaatgagaggttggaaacttggagacgagctctagaaacacatggctttcgcctaagcagaagcaaatcggagtatatggaatgtaagttcaacaaaagaaggagggtttctaactcagaggtgaaaataggagaccatattatccctcaagtcacacggtttaaatatcttgggtctataatacaggatgatggggaaattgaaggggatgtgaatcatcgcattcaagcaggatggatgaaatggagaaaagcatcgggggtgttatgtgatgcaaaggtaccgatcaagctaaagggaaagttttatcggactgcggtaagaccggcgattttgtacggaacagaatgttgggcggtcaagagccaacatgagaataaagtaggtgtagcggagatgaggatgttgcggtggatgtgtggtaagactcgacaggataaaattagaaacgaagctattagagagagggttggagtagcgcctattgtagagaagatggtggaaaatagacttaggtggtttgggcatgtagagagaagaccggtagactctgtagtgaggagagtagaccagatggagagaagacaaacaattcgaggcagaggaagacccaaaaagactataagagaggttatcaaaaaggatctcgaaattaatggtttggatagaagtatggtacttgatagaacattatggcggaagttgatccatgtagccgaccctacctagtgggataaggcgttgttgttgttgttgttgttgttgatggaccaaatcaaattttaataggaAATGATGAAGGTGTAAGTATTTCTGCTGCTGGTTCCTCTTCCTTTGTATCACCTAATGACTCTAAAATTACCTTTAGAAAGTTGGCTATGAAAGAAAAGGTGGATATGCTCTTTTTACAGGAAACCAAAAGGGATAGGTTAGAAAAACATGTTTGTCAATTACTGTGGGGGGATCAGGATGTCATGTGGGCTGAGTGTCCAGCAGTTAACAGTGCAGGGGGGATTTTATGCGTGTGGAGTGATGCGACTTTTACGGAGGAAAGGAGAATAATTGGTAATGGTTTTATTCTACTAGAAGGTTTTAGGAGGGGTGAAGGGGAGAGAATTACGTTGGTTAATATTTACTTGCCATGTGACAGCGAGTAAGAGGATCCATGTGGTGCCTTGCGGGAGACTACAATAGTGTTAGGAGGCAGACTGAAAGAGTTGGCATCAGTCAAAGGGAGAATGGGGGGAGTGAAGCAAGAGAGTTTAATACTGGGATAGCTGACATGTGGGTCGAAGATGTTCCGTGTTTGGGCCAGGCCATAAATACACTCAGACCTAATGGGCAGGCGAGGAGCAGACTTGACAGGGTAATGTGGCTGAAACAAGGTGACTGTAATTCAAAATATTACCACATGGTGGTAAATTGGAAGCGGTGTTCCAACATGTTGAGAGGAGTTCATGTTAATGGGGTTTGGATGGATGACCCAGCCAATGTGAAAGATGAAGTGCTGAACTTTTTCAGGAATAGATTCTTAGAGCCTTCAGAGGTGAGACCAGGGCTGGATGGAgttgtttttaatgttattgATGAGGGGCTTAATTTGGTTTTGGTAGCTCTGTTTGAGGAGACTGAAGTGAGGGCAGCTGTGTGGGACTGTAGCAGTTCGAAGAGTCCAGGGCCAGATGACTGAATTTCAAATTCATAAAAGAATTTTGGTCTGTTATAAAGACAGACGTGCTTTGTTTTCTTGGGGAGTTCCACTCAAATGGGATTTTCCCAAAGGGCAGTAACGCCTCTTTCTTGGCAATGATTCCTAAAGTTAATGACCCGCAAAGCCTAAATGAATATAGGCCTATATCTTTAGTAGGCTGTGTGTATAAAATTGTAGCCAAAATTCTTTCACAGAGGCTCAAGAAGGTGATGCCGGCTCTTATAGATGAAAGAAAAAGTGCTTTCATAGATGGAAGATATCTATTGCACAGTGTTGTCATTGCTAATGAGGTTGTAGAAGAAGCTAGAAGGTGCAAAAAGaactgtttaatttttaaagtagaTTATGAGAAGGCTTACGATTCTGTATGTTGGGAGTTCCTTCTGTACATGATGAGACGTATGGGTTTCTATGCTAAGTGGGTTAGCTGGATTGAGAGGTGCCTCAAACTTCCTCAGTCTCAGTCCTTGTAAATGGGAGTCCTACTGATTAGTTCTCACCCCAAAGGGGACTCCAACAGGGGGGACCCATTAGcccctttcctttttaatattttagtttaggGTTTGACAGGTCTGATGAGGGAGGcgcagaaaaaaaaatctgtacAAAGGTTTCTTGGTGGGAAGAAACAAAGTGGAGATCAGTATCCTCCAGTATGCAGATGATACTATTTTCTTTGGTGATGCAACAATACAAAATGTTATTGCCATTAAAACTATGTTGAGAAGCTTTTAGATGGTCTCCGACTTGAAGATTAATTTCGCAAAAAGTTACTTTGGGGCTTTTGGGATGTCGGATGAGTGGGTGCAACATGCTTCTACAGCTTTGAATTacagattgtttttttttttttttgaacggccaaaaatataatatattaatttaaagatagaagatacaaagtaccagaggtactataaCAAACCACAGGAGTTAGAGCCTCCTGAAACAAACCGCAAAAACCAGAAGCTACCAACCCAACAAAAACCAAACAACCCATCCCAACAAGACAAACATTACTTAAAAGCTACTGCCATAGCTGAGGACCATTGGTGAAAAGGAACATGAAAATCCTTTTCCCACCCCCTCATCCAGGACCAAGAGAggaaaattgtattatccaccaATTTAGAGATGACAAAAGGCTGATTGTTGAAGATAATGTCATTTCTAAGATTCCATATTGATGTTGTAGCTGCTATCCACCAGATTTTCCACTTTCTGTTGGTGTCTTTCAGTCCTGCCGTAGAGAAATGCTGGATGAAGTTATCCAAAGGTCTCCAATGAAGCACTCTAGGTTCCTTTACCCATGAGCTGAATTCCCACCATAGAGGCATAACTTTAGGACACAAGAAGAATAGGTGGGAGGCAGATTCAGTTTTGTTCTGACAAAAAGGGCACAGGTCATTATCAATAGTGACATTCCTCCTAAGTAGATTATCCTTAGTGGGCAATCTGTCCCATAGAAGCCTCCAAGCAAATACTAGGGCTCTAGGAGGGATTTTGATGTTCCATAAGTGCTGGAAACCAAGACATTGATCTTCATTAAGATGATCAGCTTTAATATAAAGGTAGGCAGAATTAGTGGAAAAAATTCCTTTTGAGTCAGCTCCCCATAACCAAGAATCTTTTAAAGCTGTAGAAGGCCTAATTGCAGCAGTTTGATCAATAAACTCAGGCTCTTCCCATTTCACTATCAAACAGATTTCGCCTCCAAGAAAAGCTCCATTCCCACCCAGATTCACAGAAGGTTCCCATAGTTGCCACTGTGTGAAATTTCTGAGATGAGAGATGGTATAATTCCGGGAACTTATCTTTTAACCTAATCCCTCTTTCCACCCAAGAGTCCTCCCAAAAGAGAATTTGATCACCCCTACCCAGCTTCCAAATGAATTGGCTGGACACATCTGTCATACTGCTGTGATTAATTGTAGACCTTAAATCAGACCACCAGCAAGAGAAATGCTTCCTTGTGGGCCCCTCCTTCTAAACCTCTCCATCCCCCATATTTGGAAGTTAAAATTCTGTTCCACAATTGATCTGGATAGTGAAACATCATCCATTTCCATTTGATTAAGAGGGCTTTGTTAAAAGCTGTAATGTCTTTAACTCCAAGACCTCCCCTCTCTTTAGCTGCACACACTTGACTCCAAGCCACCCAAGCTATCTTCCTCCCTTCTTGATTATCACCCCAAAGAAACTTTCTTTGAATGGAGATGAGTTTGTTGATCACTGTTGAAGGAGTCCTGAAAAAAGACATGTAAAACAATGGCAGAGCTGTTAGGACAGCATTAATTAGGGTGATTCTACCAGCCATGGATATGCTTCTCTGCCTCCATTTGTTCAGTCTAGCCTCAAATTTGTTGATGATAGGTTCCCACACCATCTTCCTTCTCGGATTGACACCTATAGGCAGCCCTAGGT
This region includes:
- the LOC114382485 gene encoding uncharacterized protein LOC114382485 — protein: MGKGDDGRCIFPLTSLQIGDLQSYFADLSLFLANDSKKMYILVDNRPWLSDLGSRGVHIWQLMVTKSRLSPFAYSKSRRERKEGKEVCPQSSSSKPKKFMRWFSLIEAVMLSRKKVLLPVKNLRNSLQLSSELHRTLYGFIVFEVAWTSVRGINYYNELQTDTSLAIEAKLMKRWEFDSIAQAADCMSSWFSGTPSEKLLLKEHLDSASGDTFYDASEDFSGTVSVDDGDDNVCRILTVEDSLGTKVGVYSDDTEETTDMLHTPPPSGPNKRRKLMNFFSAGVEVGSYSAAEIDNSLDYSQTFSCVSDDTVETTQDDTVEATQYSDVLLSFRFNDHDLPFKFREVIVSDLRLLTLLEAGLPSWVIFLQSYPVLCNLYRPWMCPLARLLYFLISFVTVLIGFYDLYKNVPVLKATASRICGPLLDWIETWEMVSRVKYLGTMLFLHNFQKAVRWFLAFTHTMRSFFSFLVQPLVESLVEIFGFLLPSFKFLFELAESIFSVIWLVVDTSFDIVGNVLELLFSPFWFVLNVVWSIATCILYPLFWVLWEFLYAPVRLVLVIFGFVASICSHICNMLGNTWQFVSRIFQFAASSEATVSASEVSMWRTLWNDLFSQIFRALKSILYGFVAFFTACNRHRLSIYNHVQEFVQRLYGTCQRSRQDDSRDNGKTCLPLNLTEEKKNV